A genome region from Thermomonospora amylolytica includes the following:
- a CDS encoding sensor histidine kinase, translating to MIDKSPVAEDHVSYGDRKFKHKVLLYRDRERFLAGTVPFIRTGLENGGLATVALPKAETEMLREALGEDAASVQFIDATALYQNPARALAAFDAFVKALGPHRAWVVASQDWDAYDWKSLPADERAEWVRHSETVEWARYEALVNAIFSQADMIGLCCYNVEIHTPEFISQIKRSHLEITTDGLDIKANPSYTDPRKVIADLDRSQPPAAPWSAESIRVEPADLHAVRNFVAGHARRWGMAAGPLHNLMVAVTEVATHAFRRADAPITVRTWFGGDHLFCEIADSGRWRPDEFTGWAPPEAASDDEFGLWGVRMLCDSVQVRTGTEGTTVRLRNRIWPNPLSGQN from the coding sequence CCGGGAACGGTTCCTGGCCGGAACGGTGCCGTTCATCCGGACGGGCCTGGAGAACGGCGGCCTGGCGACGGTCGCGCTGCCCAAGGCGGAGACCGAGATGCTGCGGGAGGCACTGGGAGAGGACGCCGCGTCGGTGCAGTTCATCGACGCCACCGCGCTGTACCAGAACCCGGCCCGGGCACTGGCCGCCTTCGACGCCTTCGTGAAGGCGCTCGGGCCGCATCGGGCCTGGGTGGTGGCCTCCCAGGACTGGGACGCCTACGACTGGAAGAGCCTGCCGGCCGACGAACGCGCCGAGTGGGTGCGCCATTCGGAGACGGTCGAGTGGGCCCGCTACGAGGCACTGGTGAACGCGATCTTCTCCCAGGCGGACATGATCGGGCTGTGCTGCTACAACGTGGAGATCCACACTCCGGAGTTCATCAGCCAGATCAAGCGGTCCCATCTGGAGATCACCACCGACGGCCTGGACATCAAGGCCAACCCCTCCTACACCGACCCCCGCAAGGTGATCGCGGACCTGGACCGCAGCCAGCCGCCCGCGGCCCCCTGGTCGGCCGAGTCGATCCGGGTCGAACCGGCCGATCTGCACGCCGTGCGCAACTTCGTGGCCGGGCACGCGCGGCGCTGGGGCATGGCGGCCGGTCCCCTGCACAACCTGATGGTCGCCGTGACGGAGGTCGCCACCCACGCGTTCCGCCGCGCCGACGCGCCGATCACGGTGCGGACCTGGTTCGGCGGGGACCATCTGTTCTGCGAGATCGCCGATTCGGGGAGGTGGCGGCCGGACGAGTTCACCGGCTGGGCGCCGCCGGAGGCGGCCTCCGACGACGAGTTCGGCCTGTGGGGCGTGCGGATGCTGTGCGACAGCGTGCAGGTCAGGACGGGGACCGAGGGCACCACCGTGCGGCTGCGGAACCGGATCTGGCCCAACCCCCTCTCCGGGCAGAACTGA